The following proteins are encoded in a genomic region of Enterocloster clostridioformis:
- the nadA gene encoding quinolinate synthase NadA, giving the protein MTKQEEIEQLKAKQDAVILAHYYVDPQVQEVADYIGDSFYLSKIAAGLDRRTMVFCGVSFMGESGKLLSPDKVVLMPDAQADCPMAHMVTKEEVEQYRREYPDLAVVCYINSTAEIKSWSDVCVTSANAVQIVRNLPNRDILFIPDKNLGRYVASQVPEKHVMPVNGCCPVHDQMSPKEVSALKEIHPNAQVLAHPECNAQVLELADYIGSTTGILKFAAGSTSREFIICTENGVRHELERQNPGKHFYFPDTEPICRDMKKITLDKIIHVLRTGQNQASVPKAYVPSAGRALEQMLNLAR; this is encoded by the coding sequence ATGACAAAGCAGGAAGAAATAGAGCAGTTAAAAGCAAAGCAGGACGCGGTCATCCTGGCCCATTACTATGTGGATCCCCAGGTACAGGAAGTGGCGGATTACATAGGAGATTCTTTCTATTTGAGCAAGATTGCGGCCGGCCTTGACCGCAGAACCATGGTGTTCTGCGGTGTCTCCTTCATGGGAGAAAGCGGAAAGCTCCTGAGTCCGGACAAGGTGGTCCTGATGCCCGACGCACAGGCAGACTGTCCCATGGCCCACATGGTAACAAAGGAGGAAGTGGAACAATACAGAAGGGAATATCCTGACCTTGCAGTGGTCTGTTACATCAATTCCACTGCCGAAATCAAGTCCTGGTCCGATGTGTGCGTCACATCTGCCAATGCGGTCCAGATTGTAAGAAACCTGCCAAACCGGGACATCCTTTTCATACCGGATAAGAACCTGGGACGGTACGTGGCCAGCCAGGTGCCTGAAAAGCATGTGATGCCGGTAAACGGCTGCTGCCCTGTCCACGACCAGATGTCTCCCAAGGAGGTATCCGCCTTAAAGGAAATCCATCCAAACGCCCAGGTACTGGCTCACCCGGAATGCAATGCCCAGGTACTTGAGCTGGCTGATTATATCGGTTCCACCACCGGAATTCTCAAATTCGCCGCCGGCAGCACTTCCCGGGAATTCATCATCTGCACGGAAAACGGCGTGCGCCATGAACTGGAACGGCAGAATCCGGGCAAACACTTTTATTTTCCTGATACAGAACCAATTTGCCGGGATATGAAAAAGATAACACTGGACAAAATCATCCATGTCCTGCGCACAGGACAGAATCAGGCATCCGTACCCAAAGCCTATGTCCCGTCGGCCGGCAGGGCTCTGGAGCAAATGCTTAATCTGGCCCGGTAG
- a CDS encoding L-aspartate oxidase — MTKHIYCDVVIAGCGAAGLYTALNLPKDLHVLMICKEDMDTCDSMLAQGGICVLRGEDDYESYFEDTMRAGHYENRKESVDLMIRTSPGIIRHLLELGVGFDKNPDGSLKYTKEGAHSRPRICFHEDITGKAITTVLQEQTAALPNVNIMEYTVMTDILTANGACAGILARTGDGSTLSIHARDTVMATGGIGGLYQHSTNFPCLTGDALTVARKHGVKLEHLDYVQIHPTSLYTEKPGRSFLISESARGEGAVLLNGKGERFVNELLPRDAVSQAIEAEMEKEGSRHVWLSFAPMPRETIREHFPHIYETCLEEGYDITREPIPVVPAQHYFMGGVWVDLDSRTTMEHLYAVGETSCNGVHGKNRLASNSLLESLVFAGKAAKRIENSQKGRINYESNYHAACC, encoded by the coding sequence ATGACAAAACATATATACTGTGATGTGGTGATCGCGGGGTGCGGGGCGGCAGGGCTTTACACTGCCCTGAATCTGCCAAAGGACCTGCATGTTCTGATGATATGCAAGGAGGATATGGACACCTGTGATTCCATGCTGGCCCAGGGGGGCATCTGCGTGCTCCGGGGCGAGGACGACTATGAGTCATACTTTGAGGACACCATGAGGGCCGGTCATTATGAAAACCGGAAGGAGAGCGTGGATTTGATGATACGCACCAGCCCCGGCATCATCCGGCATCTTCTGGAGCTAGGAGTAGGGTTTGACAAGAACCCGGATGGTAGTTTAAAATATACGAAGGAAGGCGCCCATTCCAGGCCCAGAATCTGTTTTCATGAGGACATCACCGGTAAAGCCATCACCACGGTTCTCCAGGAACAAACAGCCGCGCTCCCCAATGTGAATATCATGGAATACACTGTTATGACGGATATTCTGACCGCAAACGGAGCCTGCGCCGGCATCCTGGCCAGGACAGGGGACGGCAGTACCCTCTCCATACACGCCCGGGACACGGTCATGGCCACCGGGGGCATCGGAGGACTCTACCAGCATTCCACTAATTTTCCCTGTCTTACAGGTGACGCGCTGACCGTTGCCCGCAAGCATGGCGTAAAACTGGAGCACCTGGATTACGTCCAGATACATCCCACCAGCCTTTACACGGAAAAGCCCGGCAGGTCCTTTCTCATCTCGGAATCAGCCCGGGGCGAAGGAGCTGTGCTCCTTAACGGCAAAGGAGAACGCTTTGTCAATGAGCTGCTGCCCAGGGACGCGGTATCCCAGGCCATTGAAGCTGAGATGGAAAAAGAGGGAAGCAGGCATGTTTGGCTGTCCTTTGCGCCCATGCCCCGTGAAACCATACGGGAACATTTTCCACATATATATGAAACCTGCCTTGAGGAAGGTTATGACATCACAAGGGAGCCCATCCCGGTGGTGCCTGCCCAGCATTATTTTATGGGCGGCGTGTGGGTGGACCTGGATTCCAGAACCACCATGGAGCATCTGTACGCAGTGGGTGAAACCAGCTGCAACGGGGTTCACGGAAAGAACCGCCTGGCCAGCAACAGCCTGCTGGAGAGCCTGGTGTTTGCCGGGAAAGCCGCAAAAAGAATAGAGAACAGCCAGAAAGGGAGAATTAATTATGAATCCAATTACCATGCAGCTTGTTGCTGA
- the nadC gene encoding carboxylating nicotinate-nucleotide diphosphorylase yields MNPITMQLVADKYIRLALEEDISSEDVSTNSVMPEYKKGEVQLICREDGIIAGLQIFERVFTLLDPETRVVFDVRDGEEVKKGQHLAAVTGDVRVLLSGERTALNYLQRLSGIATYTHTVAGMLEGTGTRLLDTRKTTPCMRIFEKYAVRIGGGQNHRYNLSDGVLLKDNHIDAAGGVREAVTAAKAYAPFVRRIEVETENLDMVKEAVDAGADIIMLDNMTLEQMAEAIRYIDGRAETECSGNMTKENIRTIAELGVDYVSSGALTHSAPILDISLKHLKVLTD; encoded by the coding sequence ATGAATCCAATTACCATGCAGCTTGTTGCTGACAAATACATACGTCTTGCCCTGGAGGAGGACATCAGCAGTGAGGACGTGTCCACCAACTCAGTCATGCCCGAATACAAAAAAGGCGAGGTACAGCTTATCTGCAGGGAGGACGGCATCATTGCCGGATTACAGATTTTTGAGCGCGTATTTACCCTTCTGGACCCGGAAACCAGGGTTGTCTTTGATGTCAGGGACGGGGAGGAAGTAAAGAAAGGCCAGCATCTGGCTGCGGTCACAGGGGATGTGCGCGTCCTCCTGTCCGGCGAACGGACGGCCCTGAATTATCTGCAGCGGTTAAGCGGCATTGCCACTTATACACATACCGTTGCGGGGATGCTTGAGGGTACCGGGACAAGACTTCTGGACACCCGGAAAACCACTCCCTGCATGCGTATTTTTGAAAAATATGCGGTGCGGATTGGAGGCGGGCAGAATCACCGCTATAACCTGTCCGACGGCGTGCTCTTAAAGGATAACCACATCGATGCAGCCGGAGGCGTCAGGGAGGCGGTGACCGCTGCAAAGGCATACGCTCCCTTTGTCCGCAGGATTGAAGTTGAGACAGAGAACCTGGATATGGTGAAGGAGGCAGTGGACGCCGGCGCCGACATCATCATGCTGGACAACATGACGCTGGAGCAGATGGCTGAAGCCATACGCTATATTGACGGCCGGGCCGAGACCGAGTGTTCCGGCAACATGACAAAAGAAAACATCCGGACCATTGCAGAGCTGGGTGTGGATTATGTATCCAGCGGCGCACTGACCCACTCTGCCCCGATTCTGGATATCAGCCTGAAGCACCTGAAGGTGTTGACGGATTAA
- a CDS encoding transcription repressor NadR encodes MECAMNGTQRRRKLLDMMRQASAPLSGGALGRATGVSRQVVVQDIALLRTMGYPILSTARGYVLNESKHASRLFKVCHTNEQTEDELVTIVDLGGTVADVMVNHRVYGKMSAPLNIKNRRDVQLFMNNIQTGKSTPLMNVTSGYHFHHVCAEQEEILDEIEEALRKKHYLAELLPYEMSDNE; translated from the coding sequence ATGGAATGTGCAATGAACGGAACGCAGAGACGCAGAAAGCTTCTGGATATGATGAGGCAGGCTTCCGCCCCTTTATCCGGAGGAGCCCTTGGCAGGGCAACCGGCGTCAGCCGCCAGGTGGTGGTCCAGGATATTGCTCTCCTGCGCACCATGGGCTATCCCATTCTCTCCACCGCCCGCGGGTATGTCCTCAATGAATCCAAACACGCATCCCGTCTCTTCAAGGTCTGCCACACCAATGAGCAGACCGAGGATGAACTGGTCACCATCGTGGACCTGGGCGGAACCGTGGCGGATGTCATGGTCAATCACCGGGTATACGGGAAAATGTCAGCCCCCTTAAATATCAAGAACCGCCGCGACGTGCAGTTGTTCATGAACAATATACAGACCGGAAAATCCACCCCTCTCATGAATGTCACCTCCGGCTACCACTTCCACCATGTCTGCGCCGAGCAGGAGGAGATACTGGATGAGATAGAGGAAGCCCTGAGAAAAAAACACTATCTGGCAGAGCTGCTGCCCTATGAGATGTCCGATAATGAGTAA